In the Rhodothermales bacterium genome, GGGTGCATCCGAGCGACTCCATCTCGGCGGCAAGATCGAGGACCGAGACACCGGATCCTTCCGTCCAGCCATCGACGCGGACCTCGCCCTCGCGGACATCAAGCGCCACGACGATCTTTCGGTCACCGAAGCGTTCGATGGCTTGCTTCACCATGCCCGGATCCCGAACGGCAGAGGTACCGATCACGACCCGATAAGCGCCCATCTCAAGGGCCGCCTCAACATCATCGAGAGTTCGGATACCGCCACCTATCTGAACCGGAATATCAAGACACGCACAGATGCCGCGCAGGGCGTCGTCATTGATGCCGCGGTCGCCACGCGCCGAATCCAGGTCCACGACGTGGAGGACCTTGGCATTCTGGACGCGCCAGAGCTTCGCCATCTTTACCGGGTCGTCGAAATAGACCGTCTCCGTTTCGTACGACCCCTGGTAGAGTCGGACACAACGTCCATCCTTGATATCGATTGCCGGAATTACGAGCGTCATCTATGATCGTGTGCGGCACGCGGCGGCGATAGTTGAGGTCGTACAACCGAGGGTCAAATTCGAGGTTCCGTTGCCCGCGGTGTCTCTAGTCGCCGCCGAGCCGACTCAATTCTCGTGATCTAGCAGTCGCGGTGGCGACCGCGTTGATGAGCATTGTTCTCAGTCCATGAGACTCAAGGTCGGCTACGGCGGCAATTGCTGTGCCCCCGGGCGTCGTTACCTCGTCGCGCAGAATCGCCGGATGCTTTCCGGTTTCAATCACCAGCTTTGCCGCT is a window encoding:
- the hisA gene encoding 1-(5-phosphoribosyl)-5-[(5-phosphoribosylamino)methylideneamino]imidazole-4-carboxamide isomerase gives rise to the protein MTLVIPAIDIKDGRCVRLYQGSYETETVYFDDPVKMAKLWRVQNAKVLHVVDLDSARGDRGINDDALRGICACLDIPVQIGGGIRTLDDVEAALEMGAYRVVIGTSAVRDPGMVKQAIERFGDRKIVVALDVREGEVRVDGWTEGSGVSVLDLAAEMESLGCTRFIYTDITRDGTLAGPNVQAYRELGDRLSTARITASGGVSGYLDLLRIKELEPFGVDSVVVGKALYENCFPCQQIWCWNDMSNLDLERFSSAPLC